tttaaggtcgatacgccacgtggtgtcgttcacgcgaactaggccgctggtgtccagaaaagctgcatatgtaatAACATATTTCGATTTAGTTCCAAGTTCGTTTGGAAACTGGACCAATAGCAATGTTGGGAACAGAAGTGGTTGGCTCTTTGGTTCGTTTATAGGGTTTAACGCCCCCAGACTATAGAGAGGCAGTAGTGTAGGGAGGGCTCCTGGTAATTTCGAACGCCTGGTGTTCCTTAAtacgcactgacatcgcactgtacatgggcctctagcgttttaGCTCCATCGAAAcacgaccgccgcagccgggatcgaacctgcgtcttttcgggtcagcagccgagtactcagtcacggccgctacataaaaaaaaacagaggccgTGACTCAGTTCGACAAGGCTATCGTCCCAAATACAGCAAGATGCGTATTTCGATTAAGTTGCTCACCTGAAATGCACGCCTCACTGGCCTTTCCACAGCAGCGTATCGAAGCAAAGTGGCCGTGAAATTGCTGGCAGCTTCGCTACAGGGCTTGGTCATGTAGGGACTCCGCACGAACGTCTCAATCAAAACCTGCACAGTCGAAGTCTGAATGATCATACCATAAACACTTTTTTGTCACACCTCCACATCAAACATGTGCCTGATTTATAATGAACCGCTGATGATGACGCCGTGTACTGATGATGTGGAACAGGTGGTGATATGTGCAGATGAATATGAAGGTGGGTCATGCGATTTACCCTCATACCTGCTTCACATTTTGATGGCGTCGTTCCTGCGTTTTATTGTGCATTCATTATCGCgatatttttctttttgattCAGTTTTACTCGCTAGTATATTTTCTTCGCCAGTGTTCCGATGGCGCCTTCAGCTTGAGCTTCAAATTCGTTGTGTGTCTAACGTACTAAGCTTTTGAAAGTCCGCCGTACCAACGCGTCATCTTTTTTAACCGAGTAATGGCGCAAGACTTTGGACAAGCGAGGCAACAAACGAAATACAGCATCATGTACCAACCGGCTCAAGTTCACACTCTACACATGCCATCAGACTCAATTTGTAGGGTCTTAAGtctaaaaaccacgatatgaggcacgccgtagtggagggctccggaaatttcgaccatctggtgttctttaacgtgcaccgacatcgcgcagtacacgggcctctagccttgtcgcctccgtcgaaatgcgaccaccgtagccggaatcgaacccgcgacctttgggtcagcagccgaacaccataaCTACTGTGCCACCGCGGCAGGCTTTATATATTCCGCGAACCATACAGGGCCACATATAATGTTTCAACCAGCAACTTCCCAAtgtgtactatcgcgctcagtatgagctacatcacgcgaacgcgtggccgagcgctctgccaggctgtacagtggcgccgattatggcatattttcgagttatcgggagagagtgcggctgtccctgcgagcgcgcatcgcctccaccgGCTTTCACCCTCACCCTCGTTTTGCTCTTTGTTGATATCGGCTTCggaaatgataacttcgaggatgAAAGCAatcaagtgggggcgatgcgcgctcgcaagAGCAGCCAAATTCTCTCCCGaaaactcgaaaatatgccatcatcggcgccactgtaccaccttgcagagcgctcggccacgcgctcgcatgatgtagttcatactgagcgcgatagtacatagAACCAACTTCAATGGGATGGcaaattgggtgagttggtaactGTTCATTTTAACGTAAAGCGCGAATGGACAAGGGCGGAGCAagaaaacaggacgagcgctcacCGACAACTGAAAGGTTTATTGGGAAAAAAACTAATTTTGTTTCTGTCTGCACCGTAGCCACTCATCCTGATGTTAGCTGTTCACCTGACATGCGCACTCGGCGAAATATCACGTATAAGccgttttttccaataaacatttcAGTTGTCAATAAGCGCTcatcccgtttttttttcttttcttttttttttttttttttttgctccgtcCCTGCCCATTCGCGTTTTACGTTAAAATGAACAGGACAGATGCACGGTGCCTCAGCCTCAGTTAACTACCTCGGCGATGAGTCGGCCGAACGAGCCGTAGTTGACGGAGTTGGTGAGCGTCTGGCGGAAGACGGGCGGCTCCAGCACCGCCATGGGCACCAGCAGCGCGTGCAGCGACTCCACGTAGCGCAGCCTGGAGTCAAGAGGTCGCGCGAACAGGGGCAGCGACAGGTGGTCGATCCTGGAGCCAAGCGCTGCCAAGCGACGCTCCGCCATAGTGCTGGTCGTCTGAGCCAAGGAGCCAAACAAGGTGCGCCGAGCATCGGCCACCGGAACTGACTCGTACAGCGCGTCCACGACCTCCTGAAAGAACAAGCAGAGGGAGACCTTATCTGGCATGACCTACACGGAGCGATCTACATTAGGCACGCCTATATAGTTTAAAAGCATAAGCAAAAACATGCTACACTGACTAAACTAACTGTACTAACAGccagccgagaaaaaaaaagtaaggcttCCAGcgctggggccgaattcacaaaacgtcTCTTTCGTGAGTGTGTTTTCCCATTGATCATCTGGCTTCGCTAATGACATGTCCAGCATCGTGATTGACTGatatattctcttacgaaaactTTTAGCCCACGTCGTTTTTGCGAATATTGGTCCTCATTTTTTTGGCGCTTCAACTAATTTGTAGCGATTAACTGATTAATTTTATTCTTACCATTATTCTGTAGATGAGATGCTTTAGAGCACATTTTAAAGCATGTGTTTTATTATTTGTGATGCGCGAGCATTAATGTAGAATTTCATTTTAAACAAAAACCTGCGAAGtcttttttgtttgtaatttttCTACCACAGGAACCCACCACGTTGAGCGATCACTCACATCTATAAGAGCGTTGCAGTTGCAAATCATTGCACTTAGGTATACTGTCTTACACTTAACGAGTTTCATTCGGGCCGATCTCTTGGGGCACACCCACGCACGAACGAAGTGGCAGTGACTCACGTCTTCCATCGGCAGCAGAAAGATGACCTGGATGGTTCGCACACTCTCAGCCATTCGAAACCGACCCGATGCCTCCAACAGCTCTGCCATCTTGGACGCCACTTCATGGATAACCACGTTCGCTGCAGCGGATGTGCTAGTGTTGGCCGCTGTGTCCGAAGCGCGGGCATACGCCGAGGCGACGGCTAGGGGCATTTCGCGGTTGATCAAGTTCATGCAGTGCCCGGAGCGTGCGTCTAGCGCCTGGAAGAATTAAGTTTCACATACCTTAGCTGCTTGGGATCTGGAGGTTAGTTACTACGGTCTACATCTGCTGCGGTAGTTAAGCGGATACGGTGTTGCACTCCTAagtaagaaagggaaagaggagaccAGTATTTATAAATTAGTCAACAAAATGTAAATCACCGGAAGCATTCGATTTGGATACATCTCGGTATCGGCAGCAAATTTCATATCAGCTCCTCCGTCAGAGAGCTATTAAGGAAATATTAATACATAAACAATAGCATCAGATTGAAAACATCGACAGCTAACATTTAGGGATAGCAGAGTACATTGACACATCCCTGGCTTCATTTGTTCGAACTCAGCCTCTTCCTGTCAAATTCGAGAGTTTCGACCTAAAACTTGAAACACCTGAAAAGTTTCACCTCTAAGATAATTCTCATGCGGGCAAGAACTGAGAAACGTTGTTTTTTTTACTGCTTTGTGAGTTCGTAAGCCACCTTCGAAAGTGGTACGggtcgtcatatatatatatatatatatatatatatatatatatatatatatatatatatatatatatatatatatatatatatatatatatatatgcgtgtgtgtgtgtgtgtttgacgaAATGTGTCCCATcatctcaaaaaatcaggaaaatgcaatatttgctcggggctttcagaattgctttttctgtagcggcagaaatctcaaggtagttaaggacatcatttaggacagtaattaagaaagttacattaattaactttttaattagtggagttaggtgattgtgtcaaataggagaattgaagttcttcatgcgaggaacaaatccgagctttgagatttcgaaaacgcgtcctctagtaattgttgtgtcGTAAtaaaattcaacgaaatgcaacggctttcaacagcgaaagccatcgaattcggttgaatttcattacttcgtaattattactagaggccgctttttcgaaatctcaatgttgggatgggtttctggcacgaaaaaCTTCAATtacccaatttgacacagtcacctaacttcactaaataaaaagttaattaatttaacttttttaaataCTTTCTCAAGTCatctctctaaccatcttaagatgcctagcgctacagaaaaagtcattcactcattttggacgtctcagaagaatacggcagttgcgttcttccatgtttctgtttaggtttcgccattgaatttggttgaatttcattacttcgtaattattactagatgccactttttcgaaatctcaaagttgggttgggtttctggcatgaagaacttcaattctcccatgtgacacaaccacctaactctaCTAATTAAACACGTAATTTAACTTTTTatttacagtcccaaataatttctttaaccatcctaaaaatccctgccactacagaaaaaccagttgtgaaggcagcaatcaaatatcgcattttcgtgatttttttagaaggttggacacatttcttgaaacaccctatatatatacatacacacacacaattttTTCGTGAGATGCAGTTTAAACGGTTCACTCGCACCGGTCGTTAGACAACCTGGTTGCAAAGCGACCGCTCATAAATAGTGAAAAATAGTCGCTTTGGCCTAAATGCTTCTGCCTTAGTCAACTTCTCAGTCACGAAACTATAATAATCTCAATCTCTGTAAGCCAATCAGATGCGCACTAACCAGATGCGCAGTCTGGGCTTTATCAGGTTGGGTGATGAAGCGAGTAGATGTGAACGGCATCCCAATCGCGAGTCATTTTGGCGCGGCGACGGGCGGGTCGCGCTTACcagtgtgaacatcggtcgctttgcgTCATTTCTTGGTAGCCGGCCACAACGGTCGCGCTAAAGTCCTTAGGTTTTCTCTTCTCTGTGAAAAATCGAGGGAATTTAGGTCAAGCGACCTTTTCAAGTCACCGTTGAGGGTGGGTCTTAATTCGGCTGATCACAGTTCGAGCAGAGTTACACCCATTGTCTTGTGACGGGAAGGACAGGCTTACCTCTACCTCATCGGGCGAAGAGTTCACGCTAAGAGGCGCCAGCTTCCGCAGCACGAGCCATGCAGCGGTCACTGCAGCATCGTCGGTCATTTTGAGCACGAAGTACTCGAGCGCCGTCAGCAGTGTCGATGTCGCCACCGAAGGCGTCACCTGTCGGCCGGCCACCCGTGACGTCACCTGACGCCACGTCTCCGCACTTATGTGAGTACCGGACCAGAGGCTGCGAGCAAATAGCTTATAAGTCGTTTATCACAAGTTCTTATGCTACATCCACATGCAGTAAAGGCTCTCCTGGATATTTATACGAAATAGAAATAACCATCATGAAACAGAAGGGTTGTCGCGCCACGGTAGTTGCGCTGGAGAGATCATgaaggttattattattattattattattattattattattattattattattattattattattattattattattattattattattattattattattattattattattattattattatgttgatgatgatgatgaggacgcACTGATTTAAGCGACCTGGTTCAGGCCAACGTGGTTCAGGCACACGTCAAATCACACAACACAATCGAGAGTGAAAGACAAATAAACTATCAAGAGCACAGCGGAAAACAGTGGCCCATTCATCAACGTAGCTTCTAAATTGAGCCTTGTTGCGCGAAGATCTTAGTGTCACGGCAACGACATCAATAAAGCTCAAGCGTAGACAGCCAGCCCAGTTGGTGCGGTCTTTATAAACCGATAAAGCAGAAGGTGGCGGCGGTGACGTAGTCTCACCTGGTGTTCGAGATGAGCGCGCTGAGCAAACGATCTGCACTAGCGACGCTTCTGACGACACTTGAAGCCTGCGGTCGACCTCCGGGCCACCGAAACGCGGCCACCACAGTGATTAGCGCCTCGTTGTACGTCTCCAAGCGATGCAGTTCGTTTCGGGCGTCGAGCCACTCGGACAGTTCGTCACTGATTCCCACTGTCAGCACCAACACGCCATGAGGCTGGGCAGTAACGAATGAAAAAGAGCAAGGATCTCGTAGGCGTGAGCAAGTTGGATAGTAAGCGTGTAGCCTGAATCACACTTGTATAGAGCGGCCACTAGGCCGCCTCGGccaccgtttctttttctttttttttttttgcgaaagatATAGTCATACGACATGCTATgtccttgtgctataattcaagcatgaatgGAAGCTTGTAGCTAACACGAGGAAGCCTGTCAGAAGAtgataaaataatctggaaggttcccagacattcgggcgcggtttgcgcaagccAGTGCTTATACGTGTAGCGGACCGTTTACATAAAAGCAGCAAAAAAAGCGCGCATGGAAATATACGGTTTATATACGCTCCtcgtattgtatatatatattcgatGGTTATGCCTCAATCAACAAActgtaaacactttttttttttttgcaatgaacaACCGTTTCCGGGACGACGGCGAACATGGTGGTTCTTCTTAGGCCCAGCATAGACAAACTAAACTATACGAGGTGGCGTTATATTCAGAACACACGAGTGCGGGAAAACGCAAGCACTGATAAATTACACCAAGTCTCGAAACTTATGCATGTGGCAGCTGAAAGCTATGGGCCTCGGGCGCCGCAGGAACGCGAAGTAAATGTCTACGGCCAAAAAATTTCCTGTCCAAAAAAGATTGTGCACAAGGCGTACAATGCAGATGAGCCAGACAACCAAAACCAGTAATATTTGGGTGGTTTGCGCGTCGTAACATGATACGGTCGCCATGAGGAAAGGCGTGCACTACGGAGCGATGCCAAAACGTCACTGCGTCAGCCTTACATTGCaggcaggagcgtagccaggggggattGGCATATCGGGCAcgtgcccctcccgaaatttctttCCGCCACGGTAcatgcagagcacaaaatgacactcgaccacacttgcctgcgCAGTCCCCGCTTCAAATCAAGAACTTGCCCCTACCGAAAAACtttcctggctatgccactgatcGCAGGCTTAATAGACGAAGGGCCATTGCTGGTTACAGTCCGTGTGTAGCTCTTCTACTTAACAGAGAACTTATCGGTATTTCTTTGAAAGAGAGAGGGCGAAGGGGAGAGAGATCCTAACCGGTGTACGGAAAGCTGGCTCTTCTGTAAGAACAGACTTCGTGGGGAGAAGCCTAATTCTCTCACGGCGTTCGTTGAACGCGATTTTACACTACGTCGGAAGTACGGTCAGTTCGTAATAGTACAATCATACAAACCTTGTAGCCTTGTGTTGACTCACTCTTTTATGCCCAGATTGTTGATATCTGATACGATGCGCGCGATAACTGTCTTAAGACACTAGCCTAGTGACAAGGCAGAAGTACAGGAAAAGATGGACGCTTGAAGAGATTAAAAATCcttgacgtttcggcaagtggtttCGTCTTAAGCGACGGTTTGACAGTGTCTCAGTAACAGCCTAGCGACAGTTGTTTTGAGATCTACCTACTCATAGTCCGCCGATGCTGAGGTAAGAAGAGTAGTATGaggttcttttgtttgtttgtttgttttttttgctcGTGTCGTGCATTCTCCCGTGTCCTAATATTTAATGCGCTGCGTGACCAGGTTATAAACCTCAAACCAAGTTTTAAACCTTCTACTAACACGAAAACTATTCTACGCCTTCCGCTGCTAGCAGCCCGCAGAAAAACTATCTCGTCTCAGTCTTTTCCAGGAAATCTACTGCCACAACTCATACTTACGTTCTATCATTATTCAACCGCCACCTCACATTTCATCACGCATTACCCATCGCTAAGAAGTAAACGTTCAGAACTGCAACACCGTTGGGTTTTCGTATTCACATATCCCCTAAACGAGCAAATACTGGAATAACCTACCCGCATCCCTTACAAGTATACGTGACACCGATTAAAATAGCacttcagagtttcacttcataATTATTCAGACTGACAGTGTATAATAGCTGTTGCTATGACCTATAGTCAAGTTGTGCCttttgttattctttattttaattTGTATAACATGTCACCATAAGTTATGCCATACATATCTTTGTTACGCTGTCATGTTTTTGTTGTACAGTTTTTACCTTTTTACGTATGtctgcagccttttttttttttcgctgctatACGTTTAATGAGCTACCTTTCTAACAATTCCGGGACAATTCGCTATTTTTCTTTTCACTAATTATTTTACTTCCACACGTTTTGCCTTTGCCGTTTTCACTAATAACTTCTTTAAATGTTTTATTGTGTTGTATCTATAATAAAGTTTATCTTTTATGCACCAATGTTTGCCTGTCCCCTCTTCAATGTAATTGTGTATCGCGCTCAGCTTGGCGACTTACCTCATCGCCGCCGAACTACACGCCTTTCCCTACTTCAAAAACTTTATCATCACCCACACTTTCACCGCATCTTCGAAACACCAACAACTCTCTTTCCACGCATCTACAGACCATATCTTCAAGACAAAACGTATAACTTGTTGCTCAGCTCATTATGCTAGCTCCTTCATTCCTTGAACAATAGTTGCGTGGAATAACCTGCCATCCCACATTCAAGGTatattaaataagaaaaaaactcacagggtaccttatgcatttgcctaagaatactcgaaggcgaaggccgtcttctttttttttcttcgcaaccctccaaaagctttctgcccctaacgtggttttgcactgcctccgtgatcggccagtctttgatcaagcgacgatgtcatgtgggtgtgacgtcatagtgacgtcacaattttGGTTATCTGTAACGTaatcatcacgtcatgatgttttgcatcactcgtgtggccGCCTacaccgcgggacgccgacgccgacgctggcggccaattttcgtgttttatgaggcgtctaaggctttcgcctttataaaATAAACATACAAGTGttacttttattgaaaacgccaCCCAAGTGAGGCGGGACATGTATCAATCTAACTGCCTACCACAAAGTGACTAAGAAACAAAGGATGGGGCTTCGCCTTAATGACCTACCTTCCGCTC
Above is a window of Rhipicephalus sanguineus isolate Rsan-2018 chromosome 3, BIME_Rsan_1.4, whole genome shotgun sequence DNA encoding:
- the LOC119385844 gene encoding neprilysin-1 translates to MAALAPTNDVSVHSPFSQSHDVADNPRLQAAVLLIIVCLGTAMIMLLGFMFKDIGNEGSLTHDLLMKSLAWKRDQRLLSEAYRRAMNRTADPCADFEGFVCGTFDSSHVFQDMQSRALAEAGRQLAQTLVPAVEDNGVNLTAVQKAASLFQLCVRLPSLEDDAAPKLSALLRQLGLGWPPDPLPPGFVEETPAPTRTEAEALLFKLIALSLRWRLHTLFRCQVETERKPHGVLVLTVGISDELSEWLDARNELHRLETYNEALITVVAAFRWPGGRPQASSVVRSVASADRLLSALISNTSLWSGTHISAETWRQVTSRVAGRQVTPSVATSTLLTALEYFVLKMTDDAAVTAAWLVLRKLAPLSVNSSPDEVEALDARSGHCMNLINREMPLAVASAYARASDTAANTSTSAAANVVIHEVASKMAELLEASGRFRMAESVRTIQVIFLLPMEDEVVDALYESVPVADARRTLFGSLAQTTSTMAERRLAALGSRIDHLSLPLFARPLDSRLRYVESLHALLVPMAVLEPPVFRQTLTNSVNYGSFGRLIAEVLIETFVRSPYMTKPCSEAASNFTATLLRYAAVERPVRRAFQHKLAH